The genomic stretch GAGCCTCCCACAGGGCTGTGGGAAAGACCATCCAGCCTGTGTAATGTCTTGGGAAGCCTACGTCAACGGACACCTCAAAGGTGTCAATGATGGGACAAGTCTCATCAGCCATGAGGagtaaacccagattcattcACTTCAGCTTTAGGCATTTAGCTGAGTTGCCTAGGTTAAAGCCTAGTGATATTTTTATACTTAGTATAGGGAGGCTGGTGCCTGTAGAGAAGAGATTTTAAATGCCCAAAGTTAGGTGGCATAAATCCAGACAGCAATGTCTTTCTCAGTCTTCCATAACGTTGATCTATGGCTGCTCTACTCCTCTCAACAGCTTGTTGGTGCCAAAACCAAGCAGAGACCACTAAGAAGTTGTTACTGTTCACTATTTAGCTCCTGGCCATTTCATCTGAAACATCTAATTGCTGCATTTCTCCcaccagtggaaagctcctgctgctccttccTTGTCCTCTGATGTCTTCTTGCCCACCTGCTGTAGCTGCTAGGTTTGGCATCGAACCATTTTTACCAAGTGGACACTAGGGACATTCAGAACAATACGTAATATCACAGTAGTAAATACACAGTGACATCTGTTCTAAATGTCCATTTTCTTCCTAGTTTAAATTAGTTAGTTTTTAATAAAGATAAAACTGCTGCAGAATTTGAAGCCACTTCTTCAGCTTTGTAACTGATCCTGCTGATGGCTTGGGGGAGGTGCTGGGCTGTGCAGTGGAGCACAGTGGAAGAGAGTGGGTGGAAAATGGCTTCCCACTCTCTTGAAAGTGGTCACAAATTCAGTACTTATTCTCCTTCCACAATGGAACAAAACAGGCTTCTTTCACATTTACAAATGAGAGAAAATGAGATATAAGCTAGGATGGGCAACAGCCATAAGAGCCCTCATCTGACATGGAGATAGCTACGGTCAAGTGCCAGGCTTGGTTTTAAACAGAACAGAGTATTGAATGTCCTAAAGATCTGTAATCCAGACTATTCGCTGTTCTTGGATGATTCTTGTCCTTGTTCCAACCTGGACCTGAAAAAACTTTTCCACTAAAAATGGCAAATTGCCATAAAAATTCCTGCTTGATAAATCATCCCTTTCTGACAGAATAGatttctttgaatattttccAACCAGCTGTAATATTAACACTGTTGGAAAGTCTGTAGGCCTTTCTGCTTGgctgaaaacatcagtaatgttgaaatcaatggcagaTGTTACCCAGTGTGAGATATATTCATAAACTGAAATAAGTCCAACTGCCTGGAAGACTGTGCAGCAATGAGAAATCATTCCATGCCAAACTCACAGTATCACAATCTCACTAACACACACACTGCAGACACTCCTTACACGTTATGTTCTCAGGCATTTTTTTCTGGCCACACAAGTTACACTAGTATTTATTTTCCaatatctttttcattttctggcaCTGACGAAGCTAAAGAGATACTTGTGAACAAGCAGGGCTCAATTCTCTTCCGAACTGCAGCAGTGTCctgttgagagagagagatgaagctCATGACTGGAGCTCCATGCAGAGATGAGTAGCTCCAAAATGGGCAATAGCAGCAGAGCTGTGATCCAGAGGACCTGAACCCAGGCCTGTGATCTACAGGCTGTGGTGATATTGGGGCTGCTGATCCTTCTGTGGTGGATAGGCGGTTGACTTGTTTCTCTGGCCCCAAATCAGATGAACTTAACACAGATCAAAGTCACCTTCAAGGGCCTAGAAGCTCCCATGCTGTAGCACTGGGCAATCCAGCTGAGGTGAGTTTAATTCACATTGTCTTCCCTGTCCTGTGGGTGAGTCTGGGCCAATATTGATCATCTGAGCACTGcttagcctttttcttctttgtccaGCCATGGCTTAGGGCTCTTGTCACACACATTGAAGTCCTGCAGATCTGAAAGGAATGTAGATTCTTCTGGAAGAGGTTCATCTGCTCAAATAGATGCATCTGCAAATGCAGATGCCTACATCTGGGCTAGTCACTCCAGGCTTTCTGTATGGTCTCTGGAGGAAAAGGGTCTGTTTTAGAGAGTGATTTTTCTTGTTATAAAGAAGAAGTCAAGTGAATGGCATGCCAGAAGAGTGAGTTTCTCCCTATCAGCTGTAAAGGAAGCCAAGGTGACTTGCCAGATGCAAGCACTGTGGATCAGTCCCACCCTTCTCCTCTTCATTCACAAATTCCAGCCAACTCTGGGAGCTTTTCAAAGGCAAAAGTAGCATACAGCACCAACCCCTGCAGGGCAGCGGGTGCTCAGAGCCCTGGCTCTCCATGCATTTGAAGATCTCCCTTCGCTTTCCGCACTGATCCTTTCCCACCGCAGCTCAGCCCCTCATTGGGTAGGTAACAGTCTGGGAGAGTAAGCAATGCTCCTGAGCTACTGCATGGCTCCCTGCTTTTGGAGCAGGGTCAGAGTAAGCCCTGGGGAGCTCTTtgctgctcttcagctgggaGCAGATGTCGTCACCTGCTCGGTGACTAGAGACATGCAACATGCAACAAAAGACTTCTTTGCAAAAGGTAAGGGGTGGACTGGTGTCCTGGTTCTATACAGTTTAGGCACTTAAATCCTGCCTCCCCATGCTATCTCAGCTGCTGGCAGCATTTTTCATCCTGCCATGATGTGATTTTTCTGTACTAAGGTGGCCCATCATGCTTCGTCCCACTAGTAGCTGCAGCTTTCGAAAATGAAATGCCCTCTTTCAGCACATACAGAGCTGAACTTGCTGCCTGTAAACTCCCAGCTTTCACCTACATATTCTGTAGCTTAATGAATTCGCTcttttaaagtgctttgagagagaaaacatgttttaaaggTACAAAAGGGCCATTAATATCAGAGGACAAGTCACAACTAAGAACAACTGTGCTTCTGTTACTTTCTTGATTAGTCAGAGGTCTATGGGTTGCATTATCTCGTTTGGAAAGTGTGACAGAAATGTGACGCGAGTCCTTCTTTGGAAAAGTaacttttattttgttaaagCCATACATTTCCAAGGATAGAATAAAGCTCACAAGCCATAAGTCATGCCCAGATAAGGATAATCTCAAACAATAGTTAATTTGTAGCAGGATGTTGCTTGTTCTGTAATAATTACTTACTGTTTTAGGCAGGTTTCCTATTGCCTGCTCAGACAtgcagcacaggagaaaaatgacctgTGCTGGTTGCAGTTTTTAGTGTTTGAAATCTGAGTATgttaaaacaattttaataatATTGCTCAACATCTGCCCAAATCCTACAGCGGTGCAGCCTCTTAGATTTAAAGCACTGTCCACCCTGCAATCAGAAGACATGGCTGCAGCATGGAGACGTGCTCATGGGCTGGCGTGAACCTAGCTGGGCAGGGTAGCAATGGTGATGGAGATGTGGCGAGACAGACCTCCAGGTGCACTGAGGCACCTCATCCTTGCTGCCTCTCAGCGTGTGAGCTCCCATGTCTCTGTGACCGGGGTGCACTGGACATGCTGGGTCATGCTGGGATTAACAGCCAGGGAGGGGTTGTGGCTAGGCCACACATAAGGCATGAGAGAGGCAGCAGTGCGCAGGGCAGCTGCCTCCTCCCTGACTCTGGGGCTGTGCTCGAGAGATGCTGGGACAGCACGTGCCTCCGGAGGCTGTGGGGACCCTGGCTCTCCTATGCTGATGCTTGAGTCACAGCTCCTGACACCTGAGCTTGTTGCTCTCCTTCCTGGGACTGCTGTCACATACTCTGAGAGGAGAGCTCAGTTTGCAACTGAGGATCTCACTCTACTACCGATGCATCCCCGCTCCTGGAAAGGAGTGGAAATCGAGGTCTGTCGAGACCAGACTCAACAGCCTTCTCTGGCTCCATGGCAGTGAAGACACATTCAAGGATGCAAAGATGCAACGTTTGGTTTGGAAAAAGTTTTCCCAGGCAGCCGGGTGCTGTTTTCTGCCTGCTGGGAGCAGTGACCTGGAACTTGCCCCTTGCACCCGAAATCCCTGTACCAAGAAATTCAAGGCAAAGGACTAATTCGTAAAACACTGCCAAATTCACCTGATTAAACCCCTACTGCACACAAAAGTTGCCCTTCCTTTGGAATGAACCCGACACTGCTGGAGAGGAGGCCTCTCCCTCTCCACGAACTTCCTCCTAACAGCCCTGCCCTACCAGCATGCCTCCCCTTGAGAGCTAGACTGCTTGGGCTGAGACCATGAGTTGCTCTCTAACCCCGTCAGCCCAGAGCCTCCCCACTGCTGAGCTGCTGCTAGCAACGTGACTGAAGGGTGTGTTACCTGGTAAGGATGCATCTTCATAGTGTGCTGGTCTGAGACCTGCACACACAGTCCCCTGAGCTAAGGAAACAACCTTCTCTCACTTGAGGACAGGGCAGATATGAACCAGCAACTCCCCTTTGCCCCTCAAAAATGGTCTCCCCCGCTCAGCCCCTTTTTTATTCAATGTGAGGGAAAGAGGCAAAGTTGCCATGTGGAGTAATTGGGTTTTCTTCAATTCAGGGTCAGTCAGGAGCAACACAGCACAGATGGGGTCCCCAGCACAGGTGGCAGCACTGAGTTACCTCCAGGCGAAGAGTGGGAGTTCACTACGTGCCGCTATGTCAGGATGGGAGTTCACAACCAAGCCAGCGCCAAAGGGAAGGAGGGACACAGGTGGGGGTCACGGGCAGGGGCTGTGCATGGCCTTGCTGGACTCCTGAATGCCTTTCTCACACTCCGAGACACACGCCGAGTTTGTCAGCTAGATcaaatgctgctgctgtcaccaaGCGTTTCTCCCCACAGACAGAGCTGTAGCAAGAAATAAACACCCCTTCCCCTAACCCCTATGTGatgggaagagggagcagagctgagcgAAGCCCTGGGGAATGGCAGTGCCACTGTGCCCTGCTCCGCTATCAGCGTGCATTTCTACACTCCTGGCTCAGCTGTGACTGCAGGCCTGGGTCTAGCTAATTGGTGACTGTTCCCTGCAAAGCCTCCACACACACCCCAGCTCTGGTGTCCCACATGTGGGAAGTGCCCAGGAGTCCCAGCTCGCATCAGTGAGGACTGCATTATTTCTGGTGAAGCAGTGAAGAAGAGGAGTTGTGTCCCCTCTGACATAAATAAGTCTGCTTGTGGAATGAGTTATGGGCTAACTAGGGAGGTAGCTGTGCAGCAGAATGAATGCTATGCCCCAGATCTCCCTCCCGCCTCTCCTTCCTCTTGACAGTCAAGAATCCTCACGTGAGAAAGCGGCAACACAaccactttttcctttctccGGTTTCAGAAAACGAATAATGAAGGGAGATGCCGAGATCTACCAGAGGCTTTGCTGCTAGGACTCAGGTTGAGCTGGGCCCTGCTGATTCCTGTAGCTGTGAGAGCCAGGTAAACCCTTGTTTTGGGTGGCCCAAGACCTCTGCCCTGCCACATCCGTGCTGGCAGGACTTCCAAGTGTAATTAACTTTCCATGAGCATCCTAttccttttgttgttttcctcctgATTCCAAGACTAACTTCCTCAAAACCCTGGGCACACCACAGGTCTGATTCCTTAGATCAGCTCCATTCCCTGGGATGTAACAGCACCACTGGGAATCATCTGCTCTCCCGAGCACGGAGCCCTGCCCCACTCTGCAGGCTGCCTGCTCTCCAGGTAGGGTCTAGAAAAACATGATAGCCCTCAGTGTGAAAGCAACAAATTTTCCCCATGTGCTCCCCACACATCTCCTCTCCCATGTTTCTTGTGTCCCTGTTTGTAAGGACTTCCACTGATGCTGCGGATTCAGACAAGTAAGAAAGGCAGAGCTACTTTTCCTCTGTCCTGGAGGAAAATGTGGGAGGATCACTTTCTCCATGTGAGCACTTTCAGGGCATACCTAAGAAGGATGACTGTGACAATGCTGCTTTCCAGCCTGGGCATCATCTCGCAGAGATCTCAGGCACATAAATACTGCTGTGTATTTGAGGTGTCAGCTCTAAAAGGAGGCAAGATAGGCTGGTAACTGGAACATGGGCATTTGATTCAAAGCCAAAAGCATGACTCAAGCCTCTCTTCCGGGCATTGGAGCAGGCCAGCCAGAACAAGGACTTTGGGATTTAGCCCTTTAGTCGTCACCAGAGAGCAACAAATGGTTCAGAGAAAGTGAACTTGGTATGGCTAAGGGGAAGTATTTTCCCACTACATGAAAGAACTGGCAGCTGGTATTTCCTCAAAACAAGATTCACATGATTTCAGCTGCCTTGAAAGGCCAAGGCTTGAGAACTATCAGATAAAATACACCCGGCCTAGCTCTTCCTTGGGCTCCACCAGTGGAACTGCAATGAAATGAGCAGTGCAACAAACAGCAGAATTTAGCCCTGTGTTCCCTCCCCACTGCCTACCATTCCCCACCATTTCCCAGCCCCTAATTCTTGCACCCTAaacatccttttcctttctccaggtTTAAGAGAACCCTTTGCAACTGAAATCCTTCCCTTACTACCCCCTCCTCCCTGACAGGAATGTGGTTCTGCAGAGTTCACTGCCAGTGCATAGGTCTCAGTGTTATCTTAGTCGGAAAGAAATAACCTTGTACCACATTTAGAGTGTATCTCCCAGAGGAAGCAACTTGACATTTGCAAATCACAGAAACTCTGTGACCCACGCTCATAAAGCTCAAATACTTTACAATAGGTAGAACTTAAGTTACAATGGTGGTGTCCCCTGGTGAAGTTGCCTTGGCCCTCCCTGTTACTCCCCAATTTGTTCATTATTATTAATGTCACTACAATAAATATCAGAACAGAATTGACAGCGTTTGGCCACATATCTTAAAGCATTACCCCACTCCTCTTTCACTTATTGTCTTTGCAGCTTTGATTTCTATCCTTATCAGTCATCAGAGGAGCCTTTAGGGACAAACCTTTTGACTATGTGAGCAGCAAGGTAGTAAAAGCCATGCAGAAGGGTGGCTGTGGCATCAATAACCAGCGAGAAGGTGCCACCAATTCCAGTGGCTATGTCTTTGAGGACGGAGGGAATGGCACAGATGGAGTAATAAGGGAAAGCAGCGAGGTGAAGGACAAATCCCATGGGGATGCTCAGGATCTTGTAGGTGAAAATTGCAACATCTTGAATAATTTCCAGAAAACCCTGCAGGATGTTGATGATGACCTTCCCCACATCACAGGGGATGCTGATCAGCACCATGCTGATCTCTGTAAGGTAGGAAACCACCCCATTCCACAGGCTGTAGACTCCATCCAGAAGAGTACTGCCAACCCACTTGATAATAAGCCACAGAAAACGAAACATCAATTTCACTAGCTCCACGAAGACGTAGATGAGGAGTTCCAGAAGTTTGATAAAAGGGGTGGCAATGATGCCAGCCACTTTTCTCACCAAGCCACTGTCTTTGGCCTCCTGGTTGTCACTTGTTCCTGCTTGCTCTCCAGACTGGATCTGAGTAACAGCTTGCAGTATTGCTTCAATTTTCTCCTGCCTTTGGTTATCTGCCCCACAGTTCCCCTTGAACAAGTGAACTCCTGCTAGAAGCTGCTTTTCCAGCTCTCCCACCGCTAGGTCTGCCAAACtgttttcatctttcattttcttcaccaGTGCTAAAGACCATCCCTCTGGAGCATCACAGCATGCTGCCAGCCAGAGGGTCTCTGGCACTGACACCTTGCTATTAACTTGGAGGTTGGAAGGAATAGCACCTGCAAGGAGATACAGATGATCCTTTTTGGAACAATGAGGGACCAGAGCTTGCTCCACTACCCTCCTGATGTCCCTGTGCCAGCTTTTGCTGAAAGATGGGCTCAGAGGGACGGCGTTCGTGAGTGTATAGGTGGCCATCTGGAAATCTTTCTCATTGAgcaagctgggattcagcagcCCTCTCTCATAACCAGAGCCCACATAGTCCGAGGTCAGGGCTTGATTTGCACCAAGGTTAGCCACAGAGCCAACAATATCAGCTTCATGCACCATCTCTTGCAGGTCATTTTCTGGATCATCTATCTGAAAGAGTAGAGAGAAGAGTTACTGTATGTAATTTATCTTCCTAGAAAGCAATGTGTAAAATAGATCGTGAAGTGTGTTTTCCATCATGACTGCTACTACTTACTGTTTCTCAGATCACATCCTGTACTCCttccttattttcctttcagtatttcagaGGTGCATACCTTACTTTGCATCTGAGACTGCAGACTTAGCTGTCCTGCACAGCACATAGGTGTAGTGCAGGGATGCTTACAGTTCTTCACTTTGgtctgcagcacagcacggcCTGCAGAATTTCATCAGCCATCCTGCACTAAGCCCCTAGCTTGTGCTTGTTCTAGaagatattttaaagaacaaCAGAATGCTTGATTTAGGGCCACATTCATACCACCTAAGATGGTGGTACCTTCAGCTCACTAAAGCACATACTGTGGCACCTTAAAATATGAATGAGCTGAACTGTCAAATCcaagcaatgaagaaaaaagccATGATTTTTAAGACATCTAGAAAAGGCATTTACCCCCCTCCATTCATTGTATAAGAAGCTAGAGCCAAGCAGGGCAGCATGGCAGACGACCTGAATTGTCCTTCACAGTCTTGAACGCAGATGCTGCAGTGAGCTCATAGGGCACTCTTAGGGCTTGTCATTAACAGTCTGAACTTCACCTTTAAAGACTGCATACCTCCCAGGTGTGACATGGGTAGGGACGCTGTCACTGCAGGTCCTCAGTGGAATCTGTGCTATGTGCTTGTTCGCCATTCCTGCGCCATGGAGTTGGAGGTAGCAATTGCTGCACCAGAAATCCCTTCTGGAGCCTTACAGAGATGTGCGCCAGGAGGTAATAAGCAGTGGGAGCAAGAGCTCTTAAACACCATGGTGTGCTCAGGTCTTTCTCAGAAGGCGGCAGCTCTGTCTGCCCCTTAGTCACTCCTTTTTGACACTGTCTGCAGCCTTTCCAGAGGGGTGTAACTTTCTTCCTCAGATTAGAGGTTATGTGTGTTGGTAGAAATTCAGGGGTGCAGCCAGTCTCTGTAGTCACTGCCTCGTGTGGTGTCTGCTTAagagaccacagccctgagcTCCCAATGCTGTGCTGGCCCAATTaaatctgctgtctttgctcCTGGCCTAGAGACTGTTTACTGCACTGTATAATACATATTTTGGAAATGGATAAGGCAGACGGTTCATATTCTACTTTGAATCGCTCTCCGCTCATCCTTCCTTGTCCCTTGGCTCCTCTGTAATGCACTTGAACAGATGGTTCCCACCATTTATGTCCTTGAAACCTTTCATAGGGTTTGCACCCTTTTGGTACCCCAGCTTCCTGCATTATGTCTTTATAGCTATTATGTCTACGCCAGCTTCTGCTGAGAAGCAGTGTAAAAGGGACAGTGCTGGTGAGTATAAGTAGCTATCCATCATCCTCGTTGTGGAAATCGAGGTTTGGCTGGTGTCTTGCGTCACCCAAACCCCTGCAGCCTAAACTCAGGAGTCTCTCTGCACCAAGGCTGGTCACAGTGCCAATAATATTAGCCATTTCAGAGGACCACATTATCCCCATCCTGCTAGAGGTTTCTAGCACTTTGTTTTGAAGCATCTGGTGCTTATCGCTACAGGGTTGAAAGGACCACAGGCCTGACCCAGGTTAGTGACTCTACGTGCTGATCCACAAGTGTTAGTTTCTCTAAATGCACCACTTAAGAAATACTTATTCTGTACTTCTGCCTTATTTTGCACCCTCTTCCTCATGCTCCCCAGCCTCTCCCTACGGACTGCAGCTGTCTGACAAGGCCAGATTTGTTGAGTTGCACTCCATAAAATCACAGCCCCTTCTTGGGCTTCCCCCATTTTCCCTGTTTTGACGAGAGGACAGTGTTGTGTCATGGGATGGGGGATGCACCTGGTGTGTTTAATCACACAGTATATGTGGGGTGGGAGTGGGCACAGGTGCTGGGCCATGTCTGGGAACTGCCTCTTGTACCAAGGCCCCTTGAAGCGTCATTTCAGGGGCACTCATCCACACTTGCTCCCATTGCAGGTCAGTGCTGCAGCCTCTTTCCTGCTTCAGGGTCCTGCAGCCTTCTTGACAAATTAAGGAAAATGATGGGGGTAGATTGAAGTGCTGTACCAGAAAAAGATGCAGACCTGAGACTAGTCAGCTCTGCCTTATTGCGGAGATTCCCAGCCTACATTAAACATATAGTATAAACTTAAATTTCTCTGATTATGAGCTAGTGCATGCAAACTTTAAGATGCCTATTAAGTAAATATGTCTCCAGTTACCTGttcagctgcaggattttgcacaTACCATTGGGATTGTTTAGgtgcaattaaaaaagaatgtgaaaaatGTGGCCACGTGTTGCTCATAcgtcagaaaacaaaagcaggctGTGACACCACTAAGGGCTGATGCTTTACAATAACTCATAATATGCTTTGCAATAACTCATGTTATTGAGCTTTTTATGCCTCCTCCGACAGAGCCCCAAGAGCAAGCTGTCTCCAGCACTGCATGTAATCTGCACACAAGCTGCCTTTCCTCACTGGCTCAGGAAGCTTTTGGTTTGCGGCACAGGCAAAGCATATCTGCCTCCATGCAGTCAGCCATGAATCTACCTGTCCAAAGAATCTGTAATAGCTAAGGGCAAGATCCACGCAGATATGTAAGCACATTACTCTTAGGTGGATTTAAGAATAAATTACATATCTAGATGCCTGTAGGGATCTGAGTCCAACCACCTAACCATATTATATGTGTTCATCCTTGCAATACACAAGGTGAAGGCTGCCATTTTACAGAAGGGGCAGAGCAGGATTAAAGGCATGTTTCCATTACAGGCAGCAGCTTGACTGAAAAATTGAGGCAGGCATATAGATGTTATGCCAGCTAGTTTCAGTCAAGTTTCTTCATTTAACAACCTAGGACACTGTTACCTCCCACCTTCCCTATCTCAGTACTTACAAACCCAGGCAAACTTCAGCATCCCAGTCCACAGCATGTTCCTCACCACTGCCTCAGGCATGCTTACATCTTTGATTGCAGTGGAGATATTTCATCTAGCCTTAGTGTGGGATTAATTTCCCAGGGATTAGGCACAATGCATCTTACGCTAAAGTTTCCGTTGTAGGAAGCTCACGAGTTGCCTCAGAAGTATCTGTTTCTCCTGACTGACTACCAAGAGATGAGAAGAGTAGCTCAGATGCAAACCTCTGTGGTGGAAAGGGTCTATAGCTGGGTGACATAAAGCCCAACTTGGTCATCTAGTTGATGGTAGCCAGCAagtaaaagaaaagacaaaaagagacTCATCCAGCTTATTGTATTTTAGGACAGAAAAAGCAACTCCAGAGTTCTCCATCTTTCTCTAAGGCACAGAGAGACACATATAAAGACAGTTTGTACATGACTGAAATCAGATGAGGTGAAACCCACCTAAGTAACTTGCTATTGACCCTTGAAGAAATCTAGCATAGCAGGTTTTCAAATCCAAGCCTGGGATATCGCATCAGTATCCTGCTCATCAGACTACCCTTCCTGATCGCTAATTTTTCACAATCTTAGATGCTGAATTAATTCACAGTTTCCAGCTGCCAATCAGCAGTGGGTGGTGCTGACACTCCTCTTGTTTCCCATCCAATGACTGCCTCTGTGCTACATTTGGCATTTGTTTCTCAGACACACATTCCTGAGGAggcaggcatgcaaggagtgAGACAGTGCCCTCACAACTTACATCACGATCTGTTACAAAACAGCATGTGACAACCCTTAGACAGTCATCAGAGTGCACAGAGAATttttatagtgatttttttctgcttgctgcaTCTCTGCATGTGTGGGTGCATGTGCATGTACGCAAATACATGTCACTATGCAGTTATACCTGTTTGTACCTGGCTATCCCTGTCTCAGCTGGGAAGTTATTCAGAAAATAGCCAGTGTATCCTTTTTGAGTTATGTTGCAGAGCAGGTGTTGCAAAGTGTTCTTTCTAGTGATCATCTGAGCTTTTTTAACTAGCTGACTTAGCCTTGAAAAGAACGTGCAGAACAGGTGCAAAATCTGTTCCCTAGCTTCTCTCTTCCAGATCCTGAATAGCAGATGCCTGAGAGATGtgtatatgcttttttttcttgtaagacTTCTAGGAATTTTTTAGTCCTGATTTCTTCCTCTGACAGATTCCTCTGCTAAATTGCTTCTAGTTTTCTTCCTTGGACTGCGGCTCCTCCACTGAACTACACAGCTGCTGTCTTTCACCACAGAGGTATGTGTATTTCAGTGATGGGTGAAGAGGACTCCTGCACATAGTGTAGTTGACAAAATGAAAACTACAGCACAGTTATGTCATTGAGTATGGTTCTGTCATTCATACGTGTGAGCTGGAAGGCCAAATCAACTGCACAGAAAACTTATATCCTGGCATTTCCTGGCTTTGGGGTGCTGGACTCCTTTCACTCGTGTTCTCTGCATGAAATGTATCATAGATCAGCCCAGGCTGATATGACCCTCTGCTGCTCACCCAAGGCATGGTCCCTTTGAACGAGAAGGAAAATGGAGTGGCCTGTCCAGCCACTCGACAGCCTTGCTCCTGCCTTCATCCCATCTCTGTGCTCTAGCAGGTGCGTCTGCTGGCCAACGGCCAGGCCATAAGGACTTGAGCATGCAATTAGCTGTGGGCAAATTCCCTGAgtaaatgtttttaatgaaattaagAATGGTTTCCAACCCCTAGGACTATATTGGGGAATTTAGTATAAGCAGGACAGAGATGATCCTTGCTCTGCCCTCCCTGTTCCCCCAGTGATGCCACCTGACGTGACACAGGTGCGTTCAGTCTTATGGCTCAGTAAAGATGCCCCCCATCCACCACCCGTCTTCCTCTAAGCTGGCCATACTGGGATCTTTCCTTGTGGTCAAAGGCTAAGTCTTGCTTAGGAAGCATTTCCACAGGTAAAGCATTTTTGCCCAAAGTTCTCTGGCCCCCAGTAAAGCTCTGCATCTTGTCTGTCTAAATCAGGAGTCAGATGTGTGTGGTTGTGGTGTATCCTTCCAAATAAGAACAATGGTGTCAGTTAAAGGATGTTTTTGagttgaaaaagaacaaaacaagcaaGTAAGAGTGAGAAGGAGGCAAAAGAATCCAAGAGACTTTACTTGTTTAGCAGAGGTCAGAGTAGcttgctccgtggaagagaaaTCCTCAGAGCTCCCAGTTTATTCACACT from Dromaius novaehollandiae isolate bDroNov1 chromosome 1, bDroNov1.hap1, whole genome shotgun sequence encodes the following:
- the ENDOD1 gene encoding endonuclease domain-containing 1 protein, which produces MKTSILFLLCLSVFPGFSQGRVVGEDETGFAECNVFFSGQVPPEGFTEPFHVKICQQYNKEPRFATLYSTKDKIPLYSAFKYTKPAQTEEEDWLVEPQIDDPENDLQEMVHEADIVGSVANLGANQALTSDYVGSGYERGLLNPSLLNEKDFQMATYTLTNAVPLSPSFSKSWHRDIRRVVEQALVPHCSKKDHLYLLAGAIPSNLQVNSKVSVPETLWLAACCDAPEGWSLALVKKMKDENSLADLAVGELEKQLLAGVHLFKGNCGADNQRQEKIEAILQAVTQIQSGEQAGTSDNQEAKDSGLVRKVAGIIATPFIKLLELLIYVFVELVKLMFRFLWLIIKWVGSTLLDGVYSLWNGVVSYLTEISMVLISIPCDVGKVIINILQGFLEIIQDVAIFTYKILSIPMGFVLHLAAFPYYSICAIPSVLKDIATGIGGTFSLVIDATATLLHGFYYLAAHIVKRFVPKGSSDD